Proteins co-encoded in one Synechococcus elongatus PCC 6301 genomic window:
- a CDS encoding nicotinate-nucleotide adenylyltransferase: protein MHLALFGTSADPPTLAHQAIIQGCADCFDHVAIWASDNPFKQHAASLRDRSQMLAAMVNACQPPLSNAQVYADLSFPRTIQTLTVARDRWPQAKISLVIGSDLLAQIPRWYQAAQWLPSVSLFVVPRPASNDWQTAADWLTQQGTTVAIAPFQGPAIASSTFRESSDWRLLPAAVTAYIHQHQLYSSASAAL from the coding sequence ATGCATTTAGCCCTGTTTGGAACCAGTGCCGACCCGCCCACCTTGGCGCATCAAGCGATCATCCAAGGCTGCGCTGATTGCTTTGATCATGTGGCGATTTGGGCGTCAGACAACCCTTTTAAGCAACATGCGGCTTCCCTGCGCGATCGCAGTCAGATGTTGGCGGCCATGGTCAATGCCTGTCAGCCGCCCCTGAGTAATGCACAGGTTTACGCTGACCTCAGTTTTCCGCGCACGATTCAGACCCTGACAGTAGCTCGCGATCGCTGGCCACAAGCCAAGATTTCGCTAGTGATTGGCAGTGATTTGCTAGCGCAGATTCCCCGCTGGTATCAAGCGGCGCAGTGGTTGCCGAGCGTCTCCTTGTTTGTGGTGCCCCGTCCTGCCTCTAATGATTGGCAAACCGCCGCCGATTGGTTGACGCAACAAGGCACCACTGTAGCGATCGCACCCTTCCAAGGTCCCGCGATCGCATCCTCGACCTTTCGAGAAAGCAGCGACTGGCGACTGCTACCGGCTGCCGTTACCGCCTACATTCATCAACATCAGCTCTATTCCTCGGCTTCCGCTGCCCTATGA
- a CDS encoding NAD+ synthase, giving the protein MKLAIAQLNPTIGDLTGNTQAIVAVAREAQQAGARLLLTPELSLCGYPPRDLLLLPDFLAAIADQLEQLCREAPKDIALLVGAPLPNPQAGIEGGKPLFNGAVLIENGEIRDRFYKQLLPTYDVFDEDRYFQSGQGGWFDLQAEGETLRVGVSICEDLWNEPEFWGERRYESDPIAALVADQIDLLVNLSASPYCFGKPKLREALLRHTCRRYQIPLLYANQVGGNDDLIFDGNSFVLNAAGEVLQRGKHCQAELLIVDWQQIQLAPATTAIASPSLTESQQDLAELWEVLVLGLRDYTRKCGFKSIVLGLSGGIDSALVAALAAAAIEAENVLAILMPSPYSSDHSITDAIALAENLQIRHETIAIAPLMTAFEHSLSDLFAGRSPDVTEEDIQSRIRGTLLMAAANKLGSLLVTTGNKSELAVGYCTLYGDMNGGLAAIADLPKTWVYQLCHWLNSEAAAEVRSQHFPQAPTEIIPDSILTKAPSAELRPDQVDQDSLPDYAVLDDILVRLIEKHQSRKEILAAGHSSEVLDKVLGLVRRAEFKRKQAAPGLKVSDRAFGTGWRMPIACRWG; this is encoded by the coding sequence ATGAAACTGGCGATCGCGCAACTTAATCCCACGATTGGGGATTTGACCGGTAATACCCAAGCGATTGTGGCGGTGGCTCGGGAAGCCCAACAAGCAGGAGCGCGATTGCTGTTGACGCCGGAACTGTCGCTCTGCGGCTACCCACCTCGCGATTTGCTGCTGTTACCCGATTTTCTGGCGGCGATCGCTGATCAGCTTGAGCAACTCTGTCGCGAAGCCCCAAAGGATATTGCACTGCTGGTGGGTGCTCCGCTGCCGAATCCGCAAGCGGGCATTGAGGGCGGCAAGCCGCTGTTCAATGGCGCGGTGCTGATTGAGAACGGTGAAATCCGCGATCGCTTCTACAAACAGTTGCTACCCACCTACGACGTCTTTGATGAAGACCGCTATTTTCAGTCGGGGCAAGGCGGTTGGTTTGACCTCCAAGCGGAGGGAGAAACCCTGAGAGTGGGGGTCAGCATTTGCGAAGACCTTTGGAATGAACCGGAGTTCTGGGGAGAGCGTCGCTACGAATCGGATCCGATCGCGGCCTTAGTGGCTGATCAAATTGACTTGCTGGTCAATCTTTCGGCTTCGCCCTACTGCTTTGGCAAACCCAAACTGCGCGAAGCCCTACTCCGGCATACCTGTCGCCGCTATCAAATTCCGTTGCTCTACGCCAATCAAGTCGGCGGCAATGATGACCTGATTTTTGATGGCAACAGCTTTGTCCTGAATGCCGCAGGTGAGGTTTTGCAGAGAGGTAAACACTGCCAAGCTGAATTGCTGATCGTAGATTGGCAGCAGATCCAATTGGCACCTGCAACTACAGCGATCGCCTCTCCATCACTCACAGAGTCACAACAGGATTTAGCTGAACTCTGGGAAGTGTTGGTGCTCGGACTGCGAGATTACACCCGTAAGTGTGGCTTCAAAAGCATTGTCTTGGGGCTAAGTGGTGGGATTGACTCAGCATTGGTTGCTGCTTTAGCTGCTGCTGCGATCGAGGCAGAGAATGTGCTCGCGATTCTGATGCCTTCACCCTACAGTTCCGATCACTCAATTACGGATGCGATCGCCCTAGCCGAGAATCTTCAGATTCGCCATGAAACGATCGCAATCGCACCCTTGATGACGGCTTTTGAACATTCGCTATCGGACTTATTCGCAGGGCGATCGCCGGATGTCACGGAAGAGGATATCCAATCGCGGATTCGCGGCACTTTACTGATGGCAGCAGCCAATAAATTGGGATCACTTCTGGTTACAACGGGGAATAAGTCAGAGCTAGCCGTTGGCTATTGCACGCTCTACGGCGATATGAATGGCGGCCTCGCAGCGATCGCAGATCTACCCAAAACTTGGGTCTATCAGTTGTGTCACTGGTTAAATTCTGAAGCGGCAGCCGAGGTGCGATCGCAACACTTTCCACAAGCTCCAACAGAAATTATCCCTGACTCAATCCTCACCAAAGCCCCGAGTGCAGAACTTCGGCCCGATCAAGTCGATCAGGATTCACTACCAGACTATGCAGTCTTGGATGATATTTTGGTACGGCTGATTGAAAAACATCAGTCCCGCAAGGAGATTTTAGCGGCAGGTCATTCTTCTGAAGTTCTTGATAAAGTGCTTGGCCTTGTTCGCCGTGCTGAATTCAAACGCAAGCAAGCAGCACCAGGACTGAAAGTGAGCGATCGCGCCTTTGGAACCGGTTGGCGGATGCCGATCGCTTGTCGTTGGGGCTAA
- a CDS encoding ankyrin repeat domain-containing protein gives MGRKKVDIHSTDCDGDTPLHVMVRRADFAAVLVLIEAGANVNAIGDMGETPLHIAVRQELEPIVEALLEAGSNPDIRSEFGQTPREQAAKLKGTIKQLFR, from the coding sequence ATGGGGCGTAAGAAGGTTGACATTCACAGCACAGATTGTGATGGGGATACGCCACTTCATGTGATGGTGCGACGGGCTGACTTTGCTGCAGTTCTAGTGCTAATCGAGGCGGGTGCTAACGTAAATGCGATCGGGGATATGGGTGAAACACCGCTGCACATTGCGGTTCGACAAGAGTTAGAACCGATCGTGGAAGCCTTGCTGGAGGCTGGATCCAATCCAGATATCCGGTCTGAATTTGGTCAAACTCCCAGAGAGCAGGCTGCAAAGCTTAAAGGCACCATCAAGCAATTATTTAGGTAG
- a CDS encoding Uma2 family endonuclease: MVAIPRNFHLSPHQFEQLCRANPDCRFELDADGQLIEMSPTHWQSGRRNQAIATQLGLWFRQTKQGAIFDSSTGFRLPNGAIRSPDAAWVTPEQLTRAVTRGLDEFFPGCPAFVIELASASDRPDDLRGKLAEYLANGCQLGWLILPTFRQVEVWRSSQDPECLENPEIISADPLLTGFSLDLREIW, encoded by the coding sequence ATGGTTGCGATTCCTCGGAACTTCCACCTCAGTCCGCATCAGTTTGAGCAGCTTTGTCGGGCCAATCCCGATTGCCGCTTTGAGTTGGATGCTGACGGACAATTAATTGAAATGAGCCCTACCCATTGGCAGAGTGGCCGTCGCAATCAGGCGATCGCCACACAGCTTGGTCTGTGGTTCCGGCAAACCAAACAAGGCGCTATCTTTGACTCTTCAACGGGTTTTCGCTTGCCGAATGGTGCGATTCGTTCGCCGGATGCTGCTTGGGTGACACCGGAACAGTTAACGCGGGCGGTGACACGAGGCCTGGATGAGTTCTTTCCAGGCTGTCCGGCTTTTGTAATTGAACTGGCGTCTGCGAGCGATCGCCCAGATGATCTGCGTGGCAAACTTGCAGAATATCTGGCAAATGGCTGTCAGCTCGGCTGGCTGATTCTACCGACATTTCGACAAGTAGAAGTATGGCGATCGTCCCAAGATCCAGAATGTCTTGAGAATCCAGAAATCATTTCTGCCGATCCACTCCTCACTGGTTTCAGTCTGGATCTCCGCGAAATTTGGTAG
- a CDS encoding NAD(P)/FAD-dependent oxidoreductase, with the protein MISTVSKPRVVVIGGGFGGLYTALNLGKTSVELTLIDKRNFHLFQPLLYQVATGEISPGDIPAPLRAIVGRNPNTRVILGEVTDIDPQAHWVRVGDEIVEYDYLVVATGASHHYFGNDQWQPFAPGLKTVEDALEMRRRIYFALEQAEQESDPERQQAWLTFTIVGAGPTGVELAGAIAELTRGEMRKEFRNVDTTKAKVILIEGMDRVLPPFPPELSAQAQVQLEGLGVTVQTKAMVTDIQEDRVVFKTGDDLHEIPSRTTLWAAGVKASPLGKLLAQRTGAELDRIGRVIVQPDLQLPTDPNVYVLGDLAHCPDQAGNPLPGVAAVAMQQGAYLGKALKRRLKSQPVDPFRYQDFGSMAVIGRNAAVARLAGIRLSGFPAWLVWAFIHVWYLIEFDSKLLVMVQWAWTYFNQKRGTRLIVNHHRMSAPAAMTNPAEKELAKS; encoded by the coding sequence ATGATTTCGACTGTCAGCAAACCGCGTGTCGTCGTCATTGGCGGCGGTTTTGGAGGGCTGTATACCGCCCTCAATCTTGGCAAGACCTCTGTCGAGCTCACCCTGATTGATAAACGAAACTTTCACCTGTTTCAACCCTTGCTGTACCAAGTGGCTACAGGGGAAATTTCGCCGGGCGATATCCCTGCGCCGCTCCGGGCGATCGTAGGTCGTAACCCCAATACCCGCGTCATTCTCGGTGAAGTGACTGACATCGATCCGCAGGCCCATTGGGTGCGCGTTGGCGATGAAATTGTCGAATACGACTACTTGGTTGTGGCGACGGGTGCCAGCCACCACTACTTTGGCAACGACCAATGGCAGCCCTTTGCTCCGGGGCTGAAAACGGTTGAAGATGCGCTGGAAATGCGCCGCCGGATTTACTTTGCCCTCGAGCAAGCTGAGCAGGAGAGCGATCCAGAGCGTCAGCAAGCTTGGTTGACCTTCACGATCGTGGGAGCAGGCCCCACCGGCGTTGAACTAGCTGGCGCGATCGCGGAATTAACCCGCGGTGAAATGCGCAAAGAATTCCGCAATGTCGACACCACCAAAGCCAAGGTCATTTTGATTGAAGGCATGGATCGGGTCTTACCACCCTTCCCGCCAGAGCTGTCAGCCCAAGCGCAAGTACAGCTAGAAGGCTTGGGCGTGACTGTGCAAACCAAAGCCATGGTCACCGACATTCAAGAAGATCGCGTCGTCTTTAAGACTGGCGACGACTTGCATGAGATCCCTAGCCGCACGACCCTTTGGGCTGCGGGCGTCAAAGCGTCACCCTTGGGCAAGCTCCTAGCGCAACGAACCGGTGCAGAACTCGATCGCATTGGTCGCGTCATCGTCCAGCCTGATTTGCAGCTGCCGACTGACCCCAACGTCTACGTCTTGGGTGACCTGGCCCACTGCCCTGATCAAGCAGGCAACCCACTGCCCGGTGTGGCAGCAGTCGCGATGCAGCAGGGGGCTTATCTCGGTAAGGCACTCAAGCGGCGGCTGAAGAGTCAACCCGTTGATCCCTTCCGCTACCAAGACTTCGGCAGCATGGCAGTGATTGGCCGTAACGCTGCGGTTGCCCGCTTAGCAGGTATTCGCCTCAGTGGTTTCCCCGCATGGCTGGTCTGGGCTTTTATCCACGTCTGGTATTTGATTGAATTCGACAGCAAATTGCTGGTGATGGTGCAGTGGGCTTGGACCTACTTCAACCAGAAACGCGGCACTCGCCTAATCGTCAATCATCACCGCATGTCGGCCCCGGCAGCGATGACTAATCCGGCCGAAAAAGAGTTGGCGAAGTCCTAG
- a CDS encoding nucleoside triphosphate pyrophosphohydrolase family protein: MDFQDYQRQSRQTACYPQAGRNFLYPTLGLCGEAGEVAEKIKKVIRDRHGQIDAETQAAIAKELGDVLWYVAQLATELGLEMDAIASANLEKLRSRQQRGVLQGDGDNR; this comes from the coding sequence GTGGATTTTCAGGACTACCAGCGACAGTCGCGCCAAACCGCCTGCTACCCCCAGGCCGGTCGTAACTTTCTCTATCCCACCTTAGGCTTGTGCGGTGAAGCGGGCGAAGTGGCCGAGAAAATTAAAAAGGTGATTCGCGATCGCCATGGCCAGATCGATGCCGAAACCCAAGCGGCGATCGCCAAGGAATTGGGCGATGTGCTCTGGTACGTGGCGCAACTGGCGACGGAACTGGGACTCGAGATGGACGCGATCGCGTCAGCCAATTTGGAAAAACTGCGATCGCGCCAACAGCGGGGCGTCTTGCAGGGCGACGGCGACAACCGCTAG